DNA from Coffea arabica cultivar ET-39 chromosome 10c, Coffea Arabica ET-39 HiFi, whole genome shotgun sequence:
CTGATAATTTAAATCTTGTGGACTTTTTGTAACTTGAAGTTGGCTACTAAGTGGAACATTTTGCTTATTGTCACAAACAATAGATATTGAGTGGCAATAGTGCTTTTCCTACTTTCTCCTGTACAATAAATTTTTCTGTTGCCAGCTAAGCTCAACTGACTATGTAAAAACGGTGACTGCAGTTTGAATTGATCAAGGATTACCTTAACCCAGTCTTGGGTGGAACTATTGTTGATGCCAGCTGTGGAAGTGGGATGTTTTCCAGGCTTTTTGCCAAGAGTGGACTGTTTTCTCTTGTTGTTGCCTTGGACTTTTCAGAAGCCATGTTGCGGCAGTGTTCTGAATTTATTAACCAGGAGGAAAACTTTCCCAAAGAGtaaattcccccccccccctccccaaaaaaaaaaacaaacaaaaaaacatACCTATGGAATTCATTTCTCATAATGATTATGTGtcttttctaatataaatttctttATTCAAGGAAAATAATCTTGGTCAGAGCAGATATCTCCAGGCTTCCATTTGCATCAGGTACTGTGGATGCTGTTCATGCTGGTGCTGCTTTGCATTGTTGGCCTTCACCATCAGTGGCTGTAAGCTGTTCCTAGAcaccaatattttttttttatggagaATCCTGTATTTTTGTTGAACTCCTTCCAACTttcaaaaagaacaaaagaaaaggcaCAATTGGCACAACTTTATTTCCTTGCTTATatttgttctctctctctctctgggtGGAGAAAAGGGGACTGAAATTATATTCTAAATACACTTAGATATTATaaatttttctacttttcttttaaaGATTGAAATTTATGGTGACAGGAAGATAATTGATGAGTTCAATGGTTGTTTGAGAGCTCAAAATACTTTTTTGTGCAAATAACATATACCTTTGTGAACTGTTTTCCACGAGGTTTCATGTCtggtttttcttgattttatctcAACTTATATACAACTCTGTGTTTATGTTGATTGTGGGCCTCAGTTGGTTATTTTGAAGTATTATCAATGAGATCCCAACTGTACCTCAGGCTCAGGTTGCAAATTTGTTTGGAACAATTTAAAGATGTTGTGTCTTGTGCACTGACTTTACAGGTTGCTGAAATAAGTCGAGTACTAAGACCTGGGGGAATGTTTGTTGCTACCACCTACATTTTAGATGGTCTATTCTCGTATATCCCATTAGTCAGGCCTCTTCGGCAGGTAGGTTTTTCTTAGATTGAAAAGGTCTTTTCGACCAACATATTAGCTACATTTCTTGGAAAGAATGACTTGGATTACCAATAGCAATGGAGGGAACAGGTGGAGAGAGGATTAGCTGGAAAAATCACAGATTGATGTTACAAAAGCACGCTGTCCTTTTTTCGTAGTAAAATAATTgaacatattaaaaaaaaaaatttcttgcacTTTGTAATTGTCTGAGTGAAGTAAATTGATTGCGGAGATTTATCTAAGTAATTGATTTCTGTCATGGCATTCGGAACATACTCAGTATGCTGCAAAATTTTTTTGGCTCTATTTTTGCCCATCTAAGGGCTGGAAAATGTTTCAACTTGGTCACATAGAATGATTTTGGCCTCAAGCATCAAGGATTCACTGCACAAGTGAAAAATCCAAAGCATATTTGAATTTGTGCAATGTGCATTGTCAATCCTGAAAGCTGTTTAGGTGTCAGGAATGTATGCTTTTAGCACAGGCACAATCTTAATCTATCCTAAACAGGACTTTGAAGATCTTCATGTATGAAATGATTCatgtttttccctctttttttttttgttgttgttgtagaACGTTGCACAGGTCTCTGGAAGTCACGTTTTCCTATCCAACAAGGAACTTGAAGATCTTTGCACAGCTTGTGGTCTTGTGGATGCTAAAGTCACTAGGAATAGAATGTTTGTGATGATATGCGCCACGAAACCTAAATAAGTCTGTCGCGGTTTCTTGCTGGCCATTGCTCAGAGATGGCTGAGCCATGACTGCGATTTCACCTGGGCCTGGATTTATTGTCCTTGGGAATGCTACATAGTTCTGTGTCTAACAGGAATCTATTGACAGATGTCGGTTACCATTTCATTTTCCTTCTATTCTTTATAGCCATCCATGCATCTGGTAGGATTTTTATGTGGACCGTTCAAATAGCGAAATACATGTATAGTTCTTTTGCCAAGCTCTTGATTAATGAAGGCTTAAGATGTACTTCTTCTCAAAGCTAATGATTTCTCTTACCCTAATATGCTTGGGACAATCTGTTTAACAACGTTCGTTGATTTAAAAAGTCTTGGACAAAATCCAATAAACGGACGAGCATGCGTTATCACGAATTCCCCGCATATGTATCCTCTTGCTGAAACAAATCAATGATGGAATCCGATGCTCGCTCTTCTACTTCATAATTTACAAGTATTTTGTTGCTTGAACTTGCTCTACTTCAATTGGATTCCTTCTGTTCCTACAAAAAGTTATAAATGAAAAGGGAATAATAGTAGTATCACGAAGCCAAGGGAAACCACGGAGCTGGCAATGATGTATCAGATATTCACAATTTGTTCTTTCCTTGCAAGCAAGAACTTGTGTATAGCCTTCAGCAGGTCGATTTAATTATATCTGCTCTGTTGTATCGCCCAGCCAAGGGAGATCTCTTCAGAAAATGGATATTCTGTTGGAGCTTCACCAAAAGCACATAAAGTTTATCTGCCTGATGGTAATTATACCGAATAAGATAAGATAATGAGGCGGCTAACTCTAGCAGCAAGTATTCATCTTAAAAGCAGCTTCTCCAGGTGTGTTCCTATTCACCGGAACTCGAAGCTTTAGATGGCCGGTAAATTGCTGTCTTTTCATCACtatcatcaaaatcaaattcttcTTCACCGCAGTCCATATCAATAATGGtcctatcatcaagaaaatgttCTTTGGGATCAGAGCTCTGAACCTGACCATATACTCCTCTTGGACGTGAGGTGTCCAATTCCATTAGTTGCATTTCTGATTCAATCAGTGCTTGCATCTGAGCCCGCTCCCTATCTCTTGGGTAGGTTCTGTAGAGAAAAGAGTATATAAAGCAACATAGAGCCATTGGGATTCCAATGGCTGTATACAGTGCTTTAGCCAAAGATGTAGCATTCTCTCTATCCGTTGCAATCTGCAGAGAACCTTCAGGAACTGGTTTGAAGCCATAGACATACTGGGCCAATAATCCAACAACAGGCGGAGCAAATGATGACAATATAGACTCAAACGACCGATCCAATGCATAGATACTCGTTCGGGATTTCTCTGGAACAATCTCTGCAAAAATTGGACTGTCCAGAAAATGTTATTATCATGCTAAATCTTCTTGTCCAAGTTAATCACAACCGTatgcattaaataaataacGTTCAATCCCTTTCTCACTTCCATCTAACCCAGAAGAGGGAACTATTTGGAGACAAGCAGCATCAAAACTTGTTAGTCAATCAAGAGCTTCTTTCTGAAACTTCAGTGTCAAACATGTTGTCAAAGGCAGATGATATTTTGGTTCCACTTTAAGCGACCAAATAATTTGAATAGAATCTAGAATCCTCATAACTAGGTCAATTCATTGTGGTAAGAGAGGTAAGAAAGATCAATACCCAATGAATCCCAAAACACACACTCCATAAAGTAGGAAAAGGGTGCAGGCATGATTTTTGCAACCTAACAAATCAGGTGAAAGCAATGTAAACCATGCAGATAAGCATATAATGCATGGATTTAGTGAACACAATAagccaaaagccaaaaaaaaaaatggcaaagCTTGGATAGCAGGTCTTTACTTGTTTGTGGCAGGAGCATTCCACGATATGCAAAACCCAGTGATGCTCAGGACTAAGGCATGTAGGAAGATTGTTGATGGGTTGTCAGGCAACCCCAACAAAAGAACGGCTGCAAGGGGAATTGCTGAAGCTGAGCTTGTTTGTGATAGGATTATCCTGCCAGAATTTGGAAGACGTCTAGACAGCACATCGCCCATCATGCCTCCAAAGAGTCCTCCAAGTGAATTCGCTACCACAAATAAGCCCATGAGGAAGGCAGTTTTTGCATGAGAGAAGCCAGTGAGCTCAAGCCACATTGCTGCAAATGACAAAGCAGACCAAGGAAATGAACCGGTTACACCTTGAGCCACAATAATCTGGAAAGATTGGATACCTATAACATTTTTTGCTTCCTGAACTAAATCTTTCACTTCAGACATGAAGGGCTTTTTAGGGACTTTACTGACAGCTCTTGCACTCCCATCTGGAAAGTGAGGATCCCTGGCAAATAAGCGAACCAAAAGACCCACAACAACACTGATAAATGCAACGAGATGGAAAGAAATCCTCCAGCCAGGAATTCCTAATATCGTAATAGGAGCTATCAGTAAAGAAAACAATCCGCCGAGGATGGATCCAACATTGCTGGTTAATTGCAGCCACCCAAAAGCTGTACCTCGGTGGCTATCATCAGTGGAGTCGGCCACAAGGGATTGAATAGCAGGTGCTACTATAGCAAGGCCAATTCCATTCAATGCTCTAGAAACTGCCACCTAACCACAAATATTTAAGAGAGTGCAATTGAGATAGGAGAAACAGAAGGAAACCCTTTTTAGTCTAATGTGTCTAGCTATTCAATATAATCCACTTCCCTAACCACTAAAATTTCACACGAGAGCATCACAATTTTATACACGGCTAATTTCTATAAAGTTCCTTATTTGAAATTGATCGATCATCTATCCCAAATGAAGCCGAATTTTAGCTCAAAAGCAACGGATGGCTCACTTGGCGAAGGCATTCTCCGAGATAATATACCAGGATTTTGTTCTCAAACAGTAGAAACGAAATTAAGCACAAGGAATCGGAGAAATCAAGAAAAAGAGGGTTGAATTAAAAGGGGACCTCAAAGTAGGTAGAGGAGAAGGCAACGAGGAAAGTGGCGGCAGCCCAAAGAAATGCACCGTAGGCGATGACGTGGGCCCGATTATGGCGGACGGCGAGATAAGTAGCAAGTGGGTAGCAAAGAGATTGTACCATGGATCGAAAAAGGGTCAAAGCTCCGAGCCCGGTTGGGCCCGTGTGGAGAGCTTCCCCAACCTCTTTGTAAACTCCCGGTAACAGTGATTCATCTGCTCTTTCCATTATTCCAGCTAGGTTTACTAGTATTAAGGTCAAGGTTTCtgccttcatttttcttcaagttcCTTTCTCAGTGATTTTGGAGGGAAAAAGTTTGGCTGGTTTTGATGAGTACGGAATTCTGGGATGCAAACGTACGGAATTTTAGGAATTTTCGGAGGTTGTCGGGGCAACCGAGGAGGTGGTGGCGGAAGTTGCTGGCAGTGGCGGAACAGATTTGGCGGCTGGCGCAGTCAGATCAGATGACGAAGTGGGTCCTAAGGGTCCCGGGTCAATAATCAATATGAGCCTGTAGGATGCCACGTGGTCTTCCTGCCTAATTGCGCGGTCAATGGTGGCAGgcgaagaaaatgaaaaggaaactactgaatccttatactatataagaacgaTTTTAGAACTAGATTTCAACCGCAAGGCTGAGGCTATTTTGGAAATATGAGAGTGTTTGAAGagtaattggaacattgagTATAAGTCATcatcatagttattaaacccaaccCGGGAAGGAACCCGGCGAAGgaggtgggtcaacgggttaCTGGTTTAACCGGTGGATGAGTGGTTGAACCGGTGggtcactacatatatttaaatattatatttcataattatttatataagatatatgatataaattgtaataaataatgccATAACAAaagctcatttaatttaatttgttataaaataattaattcatataagaatcaatcaaatataaagttatttattaatataccaaacttcaagtgtaaaattttatctatatttagtgtaattatctagcttatttatgaattttaagtgtaaaaaattattaaaaataatatttatctttaaatgaattatgtaatatgttatttttggaatccattttataacttatagagtttggagggtaataaatttttattaaaaaattccaaataaatttgttttagagaaaaaaagatagaattgaaaaaacatTTATATATCATAATAAAGCTACTATATCAACATATATGGAAGTAGTTTGGTGGTAAGCAGGCGGTAGTGTTGGGGCAGAGGTCCGAAGTCCGAGTTCCAACAATAGCAATATAATTTTTCCACAAAATTCGGTTAGTGACAAAACCGGCCAAAACCGGCCGGGTTTCCGGTTTAACCTGGTTCGACCGCCGGGTCGTTGACTAAGTCAACGGTCTCTTTGCACAAACGATCTGATTCCAAACCCGGCCCGGTCCAATGACCGGTCCACCGGTTTGACCGGTTCGACCGTCGGGccgggccgggtttaataactatgatcATCATAgctttaattttattataattactTATATAACCTTTCAGACATTTAAGGTTAGGGGCAGGTTTGGTATGTTACAATGTTTGGTGCCAAGTTGAGTATCAAGTACAACTGAATAAAGCTTGTGTTTTGATAGAATTACATAAAAGtccttttaatcatttattgTACTAACATCCAAGCCTTCCAATTTCCTGAAACTTTTCTCATCTGTTAAGAAATTAATTGGATGTTTACATAATTGgattttaattacaattaattaACTTAATTGTTATCTAAACAATCATTATCATATTTATGTCCCCATGTTTAGCCGataccctttcttttttttttttggtttcaccTCTTTGGTTTTATTATGGCTATTAAATATTTGGTGGAATGCATAgcttttcctttaaattgagATGAGTTCTTTGGGTTTGTCTTCTTcgattgtagttttttttttctgatgattGGTTTATTCAAGAACTCCATATAGTTTGCCTTTTGATACTTCTAATTTCAAAAACTGACTAATTGcattgttttccttagtagaTCTCAGAGATTCTGTCTCTGGTCAAAGTACAATTTGAGATAATGTTGTCACTTTCTAAAATAATCAGAAAAGTAATTTTATCATCTTCTCCTTCTCGGCCAAGgtattatctttttatttaagtcaaataaccttatttctcatgaactttctcCTATTGTTCTTGATTCCAGGGATCTGTTGACTACATTCCAGCAATTATAGTTCAAGTAGTTATTTTTTCATGTAATATGATTTGGAATTCAGCTTGTGTTTATTTTAATTGGAAATTTTAtgattgtaaaatttattaacttagaattttgtacttcattgaaactaaaaaagaaaattaatcatgcTACATAGTACTAAGATGTCATTTGCACTCTATTTACTTTCCATGTTATGATCTCGTTCTTCTATTATACTGTTTATAtagtttcaaatacaaaaaaattgcttttttttgCTATCTAAAAGAATTTGTAGTGAATCTTGATGAGTTTAAATGCTTTAGCTACAGcaccattttgattgcattgtattaattcatttacTCATAATTGTATGTTGTACAATGATAAATAATGTTTTTTGATTTGATTGAAGCAACTATTATCCATAGTTCAAACGAGTCAATTAAGTAGAGATGTTATATTGGATACTTATACAAGTAAACATTGAAAAATATCATTAAGCAGTTTCTACCTATAGTTTGCAATTCAAATTCATATGAGGAATTTCTTCTGATTTTAGTtaccattttctacaatttcaaatttagaaaatattatttgcaccaattttttataatcaagaTAGTTTCAATTCAGATCTTTAACAATTATGCagatttgaacttatttatGAGATTATAAAGAAATGCCCCTAGCaaaaaacaccaaatttgaatagtttctacaaaattttgaaaaagaccACTTAAgtttcttatttttctatcatttttggGCATTATTATCTTTGTAAGAAACATGTGATTAAGTCGTATTATGCCcaccaaattatataaatagttagtcaaaaataaaattattttagattagattgGATGCAAAGTGATTGATGGATAAATTTGACTTGATAATTCAGGTTGAACTTAAGTCCAGGGAGAAATCAGAAGCATTGCTTGAGGGATCTTTCACGAACATATATAGATTCGAGAGATGAAGGGTCCAATTGatattttaaaatgttttaTCATCTTGGATAAGTTTTAGAAGAGACCTTTGGATGCTTTTTAATTGCACTTCaaacatttttatattttcaaactATCCTTATCTTTGCAGTTGAAATTCAAACATAATCTTTGATCACAACagattcttatatagtataacgaTAAGGATGTCTCATTgcacattatttttattgactCAATATAtaacttatgatttttctattaaaatcaCATGATAAAATCATCATACTTCAGTTCTTATACTAcgaaatattaaacaataattattaattatcttGAATCACGAGTACCAAATTCTCGCGCGTCGCGCGGGCTGTCCCTCCCTAGTATCTCAAATGAAAACCACTGGTCCAATGCCTCGTGGCCACCTGGGAAGTCCCTCTTTGAGCTGTAGATGAGGGTTCGAATCTCACCTGAAGTGAAAAAATCTAAGGATTGTGCCATAACACTCCCTTGGTctagttgggtctgtataccCGCTAGCCCCTACAACAGCCTTCTTAGGCTCCCTTTTCCCCTTAGATTATGATAGAGTaagttatacaaatgtatcgttgctgaccaaaaaaaaaaaagaatatctcAAATGAAAAACGACTCCCAAGAAACTtctaaagaaagagaagaaCTCAAGGAAATAATATATAGGCAAAATTACCTCCTCCTGAATATGGAAAGTCAACTCATACAAAATCACTCTTGCTCTGGGTAGTAACTTTGACAATTTCATTTGTTCATGCTGCTTCTTGGGTAATCTTTGACGAGTACTTTGATCTGTCTCTCGTGTTTCTTTTTAGTTAGGATCAAGAAAAGTGGTATATTCCTTAAATATCTGATTGCCCTTAATTGCGTGCTGATCTGCTGCCAAGGTAGCCATTTTTCTGCAACTTGTTGCAATtgcattaaaaaagaaaatctcaatttagcCGCCACAGTGTAGTTATATTCTTACAGTGGTGGAATTGAAGATTCCTCCACCTGCAGAGTTCAAGAAGATTGTGCTTTTAAACAATAAGCCAAGTCAAGCTGAAGCAACAAAAGATGCATAGGAAATGAACCAAAATGAAATCTTTGTAAAATCATTGGGGTTGTTCGAGTGGACTCTTGCAGATTTCTATACGTTGCAAGATTCGATTATTAGAGTTGTTTCTACTACTGTAAGATTCAGAGTTCGAATCGTGAACCTGACAATTGGGATGAAAAGAGTGGCGAGGAAATAGAGgattaaaaaagaagaagaagaagaagacgacATGTCGTCGTGAACTGTGAATATCATATATTTGCCATGGAAACAGGTAAATGCATAATTTAAGGCATGTGTTAAAAGATTAAAGGGACTATACAATTGTTGTAGTAACATAGTCCTATAAAATTAGATCCTTCTTGTGGTAAAAttttagattaaaaaaaaattcaaactgaTATTTTCGTTCAGGATTCATCAGTTTTTAAAGCTTAACTTGAAAAGCCAGAGTCATGAAGGAGAGTCTAGTGGGACTAATCAACACTTGcagacattaaaaaaaaaaaaaaaaaaaggaagattcTGATTGAACCCAATCATGAAAGCTTCTTGTTACTTTCTGTATTACTCTGTTAGTCTCCTCTCTTGAGTCTTTCTCCTTTTTGACTTCCGATAGGTGCTGAGGAGAAGGAGAATGGAGAAATAAGAAATCCAGAGAAAAGCGCGGAAGATTATGGGGAGAATAGATTTAGCTTTTCCAACAGAACTCACGACGACTGACACCAGGTTGGAGAAGGTGAAGAGAATCTTCCAGGTATTCGACCTGAACAAGGATGGCTGTCTGAACCGGGACGAAATGGCTGCCCTGGTGGTGGCTGTAAACCCCAGGGTCAAGTTCAGCAACGACCAAGTTGACGCCATCAACAACGAGGTTTTCCTAACCTACGCCCCGTTCATCCATGGTGAAAAGGGCCTGACGATCGAAGGACTATTGTGCACCTACGACGATGGTGCCGGTGACATTGACCGTGACTTCGACGCCCTTGGCCTCGACCTCAACACACCCGTCCCCGACGCTGTGGGGGGTTCATCGAAGCCCACGACTATCCGTACCAGATTGGAGAAGGTGAAGAGAATCTTCCACCGATTCGACGCGAACGGAGATGGCGGTCTGAACCGGGACGAAATGGCTGCCCTGGTGGTGGCTACAAACCCCATGGTCAAGTTCAGCACCGACCAAATTGACGCCATGAGCAACGAGGTTTTCCGAACCTATCCCCAGTTCATCCGCGGTGAAAAGGGCTTGACGCTCGAGGGACTATTATGCACCTACGACGATGGCGCCGGAGACATGGACCGTGACTTCGATACTCTTGGCCTCGACCTCAACACCCCCGTCCCCGACGATGTGGGGGGTTCATCGAAGCCCACGACTATCCGTACCAGATTGGAGAAGGTTAAGAGAATCTTCCACCGATTCGACGCGAACAGGGATGACGGTCTGAACCGGGACGAAGTGGCTGCCCTGGTGTTGGCTACAAACCCCATGGTCAAGTTCACCACCGACCAAATTGACGCCATGAGCAACGAGGTTTTCCGAACCTATGCCCAGTTCATCCGCCGTGAAAAGGGCTTGACGCTCGAGGGACTATTATGCACCTACGACGATGGCGCCGGAGACATTGACCGTGACTTCGATACTCTTGGCCTCGATCTCAACCATACGGTAGTGTTCCATGAAACTTATAAGTTTCTGGACGATCTTGATATTTTGATTCAAAAGTTGAAAAAACCGAAACAAGCCAAAGTTGGGAAGATTAAGAAAATTGACAATAATTCAGATAAAATTTTCCAGCCGCAGATGTCAGATAAGGAAGTAAATTGGGAGGAGTCAGGTCAAAATTATACTGTTTTCGTGAAggatttggttgatttgaggtCAAGGGCCGATAAGAATGGCTCGAGGGAAGAGGCATTTGATCGGCATATGGCGATCGGAAGAGTTATATATGATTACCGTTTGCATAACGAGGCTTTGATCAGTTTCAGGAGAGCTTTGGAGCTGCAGCCAACAAATGTGGCAGCTCATTTTCGAGCTGGGAATTGTTTGTATGAGCTTGGTAGGCATGGGGAGGCAAAAGAGGAGTTTTTGCTGGCATTAGAGGCCTCAGAGGTAAATTTTAGAGATTGGGAGTACTTAATTCCTCAGATACATGTGAATCTGGGACTTGTGCTTGAAAATGAAGGAATGGTTTTTAATGCTTGTGATCATTATAGAGAGGCAGTTATTTTGTGTCCAACTCATTTTAGAGCTTTGAAACGATTGGGTAGTGCACTTGTTGCTGTAGGCGAGTATGGGGCAGGCGTTGTAGCTTTAGAGGAGGCTGTTTTTTTGAACAGAGCTTATGTCGATGCATTCTATGATTTGGCTTCAGCTTTAGTCGCTATGGGCGACGAAGAGAGGGCAATTATGGAGTTTTACAAGGTTCTTGAATTGAAACCTGGACATGTGGATGCTTTGTACAATTTGGGTGAGCTTTTCATGGATACGGGTAGATATCCAAGAGCTTTTGAGATGTATACTCGGGTATTAGCAGAGTTGCCGAATCATTGGAAAGCCCAACTTAGTAAGGCAGTATATttgtttggaaaaaatgaaattgaagaagctaAGCAAGCTTTGAAAGAAGGTTTGAAAATGGTGAATGGAGTTGAATTGCATGATCGCTTAGCATACTTGAAGCAGCTCCAGAAGAAGAGGTTGAAGGGGAAAGAAGGTGGCTTTGGGGAGGGAGCCTATATAATTGTGGAACCATCGAAGTTCAGGATGGCAGACGACAGTACTACTCTTAGGTTGGAACTAGCTAATGCTCTTCATATCCGGGCTTTTCAAAGGACTACTGGACTGAGTCGATGTGATGTTGATCTTATAAAGAAGCAAATTAATGAATACTCTCTTCCAGATTCTGATTCTGGGAGCATTTTTGCAGAAAGATCCATCCGCAAGGCCTCCCTAGAGGGGATTCTCCGTGAATTACTTAGTTTTTTGAAGCCTGAGACCTTCGTAGGTTCCGTTAAAGCaataaacaagaaaattctCTCTGTTTTTGATGAAGTTTATACAGGTAACATCGATATAGACTTGTTTTTCGCTGTTATTGCCCCTCTTTGCAGCGGTCCCCTGGAGAGGAGAAAAAGGGTAGCATATCATGCGCTTCTATGCCGGCCTGGCAATGAAGGTAGcagcaaaataaagaaaagtgatGCTCAAAGGTACATAAAACTGTTGAGGGCCATCTACATCCCATCTTTTGGTGTTAATGATATTCTCGAAATAGACGACACCGATGAATCAATGGTTTCTTTGACAGAGTTCCTGGCAATGTTTGATGATCCGGATAGGGGTTTTGGTATCATGTCCACTCTGTTGAAGCTTGAAACTGGGAAAAGGAATGGTAGCTATGTTTGTGCAACCTGCCGATCTGCAATCATTGGTTCCCGCTTTAAAGAGATGGAATCCCACTTCAGTCTCTGTGGCCAGTGCTACAGCGAAGGAAAAGCGCCTTCCACCAGTGAACAAGAAGAGTACGCATTCAGAGAGTATGCCAACTGAAGCTGAAGTAGTGAAGGATGATGCATATgggaggggaaaaaaattcaCATTCTTTGTGTAAACTCTCATTAATTATTTCATTTTTGCAGTAGAGACGGTAAAAATTTATGATTCAATCAAAACTGTAACAGTTTATACGGAAATGTAATTGATAAAAGTGTTGCAATAACACATTCTTGACTCAGATTTTTTGTAGTAATATCTCTGTCTCCATGTCTTTGTGGTTTTTTGTTTCCGTCCCTAAATCTGTACGGAACAAAAATTGCATCATGAttaaaaggaacaaaaagaattGACGAAACTTAAAGCATAGTGAGCTGGAAAGCTTTTGTTGCAAGTGGTTTGGTTGGAATATCATCAAACGCCTTCTCAATGAAATACCAGAAGGACAAATATCTTTTTTGTAAGCCTATAAACTTTTGTATCCTTTGAATATTGCTTTTTTCTTTGGAAAAAGTACGGTTGGCATCTGAACTGGAATCCGACATGacgt
Protein-coding regions in this window:
- the LOC113714625 gene encoding uncharacterized methyltransferase At1g78140, chloroplastic gives rise to the protein MATVVSMGSLSSLLLPSRLSHNNSQDRFLLLKTTASRFIPQTIKNAFAATRIRASSTLLVETKPDTILDEKKLDSCKNTLACPICYTPLIYTADSSFPADSAARPNLRCRTCRKAYSGNDTHLDLTITSGSKGYGEAMPASTELFRFPFVSFLYERGWRQSFSIWGGFPGPEKEFELIKDYLNPVLGGTIVDASCGSGMFSRLFAKSGLFSLVVALDFSEAMLRQCSEFINQEENFPKEKIILVRADISRLPFASGTVDAVHAGAALHCWPSPSVAVAEISRVLRPGGMFVATTYILDGLFSYIPLVRPLRQNVAQVSGSHVFLSNKELEDLCTACGLVDAKVTRNRMFVMICATKPK
- the LOC140003861 gene encoding uncharacterized protein isoform X2; this encodes MKAETLTLILVNLAGIMERADESLLPGVYKEVGEALHTGPTGLGALTLFRSMVQSLCYPLATYLAVRHNRAHVIAYGAFLWAAATFLVAFSSTYFEVAVSRALNGIGLAIVAPAIQSLVADSTDDSHRGTAFGWLQLTSNVGSILGGLFSLLIAPITILGIPGWRISFHLVAFISVVVGLLVRLFARDPHFPDGSARAVTMWLELTGFSHAKTAFLMGLFVVANSLGGLFGGMMGDVLSRRLPNSGRIILSQTSSASAIPLAAVLLLGLPDNPSTIFLHALVLSITGFCISWNAPATNNPIFAEIVPEKSRTSIYALDRSFESILSSFAPPVVGLLAQYVYGFKPVPEGSLQIATDRENATSLAKALYTAIGIPMALCCFIYSFLYRTYPRDRERAQMQALIESEMQLMELDTSRPRGVYGQVQSSDPKEHFLDDRTIIDMDCGEEEFDFDDSDEKTAIYRPSKASSSGE
- the LOC140003861 gene encoding uncharacterized protein isoform X1; the encoded protein is MKAETLTLILVNLAGIMERADESLLPGVYKEVGEALHTGPTGLGALTLFRSMVQSLCYPLATYLAVRHNRAHVIAYGAFLWAAATFLVAFSSTYFEVAVSRALNGIGLAIVAPAIQSLVADSTDDSHRGTAFGWLQLTSNVGSILGGLFSLLIAPITILGIPGWRISFHLVAFISVVVGLLVRLFARDPHFPDGSARAVSKVPKKPFMSEVKDLVQEAKNVIGIQSFQIIVAQGVTGSFPWSALSFAAMWLELTGFSHAKTAFLMGLFVVANSLGGLFGGMMGDVLSRRLPNSGRIILSQTSSASAIPLAAVLLLGLPDNPSTIFLHALVLSITGFCISWNAPATNNPIFAEIVPEKSRTSIYALDRSFESILSSFAPPVVGLLAQYVYGFKPVPEGSLQIATDRENATSLAKALYTAIGIPMALCCFIYSFLYRTYPRDRERAQMQALIESEMQLMELDTSRPRGVYGQVQSSDPKEHFLDDRTIIDMDCGEEEFDFDDSDEKTAIYRPSKASSSGE
- the LOC140003861 gene encoding uncharacterized protein isoform X3: MKAETLTLILVNLAGIMERADESLLPGVYKEVGEALHTGPTGLGALTLFRSMVQSLCYPLATYLAVRHNRAHVIAYGAFLWAAATFLVAFSSTYFEVAVSRALNGIGLAIVAPAIQSLVADSTDDSHRGTAFGWLQLTSNVGSILGGLFSLLIAPITILGIPGWRISFHLVAFISVVVGLLVRLFARDPHFPDGSARAVSKVPKKPFMSEVKDLVQEAKNVIGIQSFQIIVAQGVTGSFPWSALSFAAMWLELTGFSHAKTAFLMGLFVVANSLGGLFGGMMGDVLSRRLPNSGRIILSQTSSASAIPLAAVLLLGLPDNPSTIFLHALVLSITGFCISWNAPATNKDCSREIPNEYLCIGSVV